Proteins co-encoded in one Garra rufa chromosome 7, GarRuf1.0, whole genome shotgun sequence genomic window:
- the LOC141338044 gene encoding uncharacterized protein, with protein MSHNFTYDCSCLPELKIANCTSSNFTHLPTALPPFTEQLDLSLNHLSAIRPRAFHSTRRLRVLLLNDNSIGVLANGAFSLLEGLLRLDLSRNRISFLSEGFSQGLGSLRDLFLAENRLTSLDSSCFVHFDALQRLNLSHNAIETIKMRAFGSVSTLRQLQLNFNNLTLLKNGIFSMLRNLEVLNLHHNQINYLDVGVLSPLTSLALLDLTNNNLSTIQFKTFLSLNTYSTHIMLQGNPWNCDCDLQRVFRKLCNVKRLFLDDYDNLTCVNLDESHRNYTMKEEFCVAEMVTVLVITITVVFTVVAAIVMAEKKRKRKNKEKHWTEVGELSCASQD; from the coding sequence ATGAGCCACAACTTCACCTATGACTGCTCCTGCCTCCCGGAGCTCAAAATCGCCAACTGCACAAGCAGCAATTTCACCCACCTGCCCACCGCCCTTCCACCCTTCACCGAACAGCTGGACCTGTCCCTCAACCACCTGAGTGCCATCCGGCCCAGAGCTTTCCACAGCACACGAAGACTTCGAGTCCTGCTCCTGAACGACAACTCAATCGGTGTGCTAGCCAACGGGGCATTCTCTCTTCTAGAAGGACTGTTGAGGTTGGACCTGAGCCGAAACCGAATATCCTTCCTGAGTGAAGGATTTTCACAGGGTCTCGGGTCTCTAAGAGATCTGTTCTTGGCTGAGAACCGATTGACCAGCTTGGACAGCAGTTGTTTCGTCCACTTTGACGCCCTCCAAAGACTTAACCTCAGCCATAATGCTATCGAGACCATCAAGATGAGGGCGTTTGGGTCCGTGAGTACCCTGCGCCAGCTACAACTCAACTTCAACAATTTAACGCTCCTCAAAAATGGCATCTTCTCTATGCTACGAAACCTCGAAGTCTTGAATTTACATCACAACCAAATAAACTACTTGGATGTCGGTGTGCTTTCTCCATTGACCAGTCTGGCTCTACTGGACCTCACTAACAACAACCTCTCCACCATTCAGTTCAAGACCTTCCTAAGTCTCAACACATACAGCACTCACATAATGCTCCAAGGAAACCCGTGGAATTGCGACTGCGATCTGCAGCGAGTCTTCCGGAAGCTCTGTAATGTCAAGCGGCTCTTCCTGGACGACTACGACAACCTCACCTGTGTCAATTTGGATGAAAGTCACAGAAACTACACGATGAAAGAGGAATTCTGCGTTGCAGAGATGGTTACTGTCCTGGTTATCACCATCACGGTGGTCTTCACTGTTGTGGCTGCCATCGTAATGGCGGAGAAGAAACGGAAAAGAAAGAACAAAGAAAAGCACTGGACAGAAGTCGGCGAGTTGTCCTGTGCATCGCAAGACTGA